The following proteins are encoded in a genomic region of Triticum dicoccoides isolate Atlit2015 ecotype Zavitan chromosome 1B, WEW_v2.0, whole genome shotgun sequence:
- the LOC119313988 gene encoding uncharacterized protein LOC119313988 produces MAAVRCAARRLGGSLLQRAQAEEGRRLVPSSLMRSRHLSNSTEQAQEIQQKTEAFHDAVSDAVLRLKEFNDALVKAGDPTGDKFFSVPRTGYERLKMYGRRAQGVIEFTSKTAVFVVFAISFFTLSSMKSEELASGETTTEVKAAN; encoded by the exons ATGGCGGCGGTTCGATGCGCGGCGAGGAGGCTCGGTGGCTCCCTGCTCCAGCGAGCGCAGGCGGAGGAGGGACGCCGGCTCGTGCCAAGCAGCCTCATGCGCTCCCGCCACCTCTCCAACTCCACAGAG CAAGCGCAAGAGATCCAGCAGAAGACGGAGGCGTTCCATGACGCGGTGTCTGATGCGGTGCTTAGGTTGAAGGAGTTCAATGATGCCTTAGTTAAGGCGGGGGATCCTACTGGCGACAAGTTTTTTTCTGTGCCACGAACGGGCTATGA GCGCCTTAAGATGTATGGAAGAAGAGCTCAGGGTGTGATAGAGTTTACTTCCAAGACGGCCGTCTTTGTGGTGTTCGCCATTTCCTTCTTTACTCTCAGCAGCATGAAGAGCGAAGAGTTGGCGTCAGGGGAAACCACCACTGAAGTGAAGGCCGCAAATTGA